The Anaerolineae bacterium genomic interval GGTGGAATTTGACAGAATAGACAATCGCAGGGATATTTTTCTTATCGTTTTATTTCTTTTTTTACGGTGCTAAAACGGTGCTATTTTGTGTGCTTTTTTTAGCACTGTTTGACCAATTCTGACTAATTTTGACCAGTTGAAAATCAACGTAACCGTCTGTAATTGTTGGTGCCCCCGGCAGGAATCGGACCTGCGGCGCATGGATTAGGAATCCATTGCTCTATCCACTGAGCTACGGGGGCGCAGCAGCCTATTCGATATATAGTTTTTGCCCTGGATATATTTTGCTTCTTGGTGTCAGACGGTTTATACGCAGGAAATATTCGAGAGGCATATTGTTCAGCCTTGCAATACTAAAGGGGCTGTCTCCTCGTTTTACCATGTATGTTCCAAAGTTTTTACCCGACGCATTTTCTATATCGTGCCCCGGTATTTTCAAGACCTGCCCTATATAAAGGTTTGTTGAAGGCAACTTATTTGTTTCCTGGATTTTTTTTGTCGTTGTGCCATAACGTCTGGCAATAATCCAGAGAGAATCGCCGCTTTTAACAACATGAGTGGTTGCTTGTCCATCTTTTGATTTATTATATATTTTCGGTTTGGGAATAAAGGTACCTTTTTGTGGTATTTTCAGCATTGTTCCGGTAACTATATAATTCCATTTATGTATATTATTTGCCCTGACAATTTTTGACATGCTGGTTCGGTATTTTCTGGCAATTGTCGAAAGGGTTTCTCCTGTTCTTACCCTGTGTTTTAAATAGGCAGGTCTTGGGGGGTATGAAACAGGTATATTGTCCAGGCTTGCGAGCAGAACATCACCTTTGCCCTGCGGAACGTTGAGAGGATATTCATTATCAGGCAATATTTTATATCTGAGCTCAGGGTTAAGCTGTTTCATTGTTTCTTCTGATACGTCGATTTTTGGGGCTATATCCTTGAGGCACACCTGTTTTGTTACAGTAATTGTTTCGTATTCTAAAGGTATATCTAGTTGTGTTGGATCAAACCCGTACTTTTCCATATCCTTAAGTATATGAAGGACGGCCAGAAATCTGGGGACATATCTTGCGGTTTCCCTGGGAAGCCGTTCATATAAATCCCAGAAGTTGTCAAGATAGTTTACATTCTGGCTTCGGATTACACGCAGAACTTTTCCTTCACCGCAATTATAGGCGGCCAGAACGGTTGCCCAGTCGCCGAAAATGCTGTGCAATTCTTTCAGGTATGCTATAGCAGCCTTTGTTGCTTTAAAAGGATCCATGCGTTCATCAATAAATATATCGCGGTTAAGCCCGAACTTGTATCCGGTTGACGGTATGAACTGCCAGAGCCCGAGAGCTCTTGCCTTTGAAAGGGCGCCTACCTTGAAGCCGCTTTCAA includes:
- a CDS encoding LysM peptidoglycan-binding domain-containing protein; this encodes MPKKPLINIQFYILTFVSLLLYGCVQPLHNISTLQNENSAFFETDTVAASETALKEDCLKEDCIDQKPEVFNPDKTDDTNINIIKASAATGTENNGIKADESLSAQKKIQSVLDEALDFCQISQDFWQKGELENAIEALDKAYSLILDVDTNDDPELVQQREDMRFMISKRILEIYASRNIVVNGNHNAIPMVMNKHIQAEITLFTNSSEKNFFIESYKRSGRYRPHIVEALKEAGLPVELSWLPLIESGFKVGALSKARALGLWQFIPSTGYKFGLNRDIFIDERMDPFKATKAAIAYLKELHSIFGDWATVLAAYNCGEGKVLRVIRSQNVNYLDNFWDLYERLPRETARYVPRFLAVLHILKDMEKYGFDPTQLDIPLEYETITVTKQVCLKDIAPKIDVSEETMKQLNPELRYKILPDNEYPLNVPQGKGDVLLASLDNIPVSYPPRPAYLKHRVRTGETLSTIARKYRTSMSKIVRANNIHKWNYIVTGTMLKIPQKGTFIPKPKIYNKSKDGQATTHVVKSGDSLWIIARRYGTTTKKIQETNKLPSTNLYIGQVLKIPGHDIENASGKNFGTYMVKRGDSPFSIARLNNMPLEYFLRINRLTPRSKIYPGQKLYIE